In Eublepharis macularius isolate TG4126 chromosome 4, MPM_Emac_v1.0, whole genome shotgun sequence, the following are encoded in one genomic region:
- the LOC129328294 gene encoding E3 ubiquitin-protein ligase TRIM11-like isoform X2 — protein MAAQSSRKRLRDEVTCAICLDFFSDPVSLDCGHNFCRSCITPSRAKAPAACPQCREAIRPKNWQPNRLLANVVQIAKELEREAERCCEKHQEPLKLFCKDDKALICVVCDRSREHRDHAVAPVEEAAEEYKGHICSCLENLRREREKILAYKTDSEEECQDLLKRTEAEKQKMVAEFRELRQFLEERENFLLAEVKNIEEEFVKNKEEHLARISKELSSLDDIIQELEGKRQLIASELLQDASSIRQRHSAL, from the exons ATGGCTGCTCAGAGCTCCCGGAAGCGACTTCGGGACGAAGtgacctgcgccatttgcctggaCTTCTTCAGTGACCCAGTGAGTCTGGACTGCGGCCACAACTTCTGCCGCTCCTGCATCACCCCGAGCCGGGCAAAGGCGCCCGCCGCCTGCCCCCAATGCAGGGAGGCGATCCGGCCGAAGAACTGGCAGCCCAACAGGCTGCTGGCCAACGTGGTGCAGATCGCCAAAGAGTTGGAGCGGGAAGCGGAGCGGTGCTGCGAGAAACACCAAGAGCCGCTGAAGCTCTTCTGCAAGGATGACAAAGCCCTCATCTGCGTGGTGTGCGACAGATCCAGGGAGCACCGCGATCATGCAGTGGCGCCTGTGGAAGAAGCTGCGGAGGAATACAAG GGTCATATTTGCAGTTGTCTAGAGAatctgaggagagagagagagaaaatcctgGCATATAAAACAGACTCAGAAGAAGAATGTCAAGACCTGCTG AAACGAACTGAAGCAGAGAAACAAAAGATGGTGGCCGAGTTCAGAGAGCTGCGGCAGTTTCTTGAAGAACGAGAAAACTTTCTGCTAGCTGAAGTGAAAAATATAGAGGAGGAGTTTGTAAAGAACAAGGAGGAGCACCTGGCCAGAATCTCCAAGGAACTCTCTTCTCTTGATGACATCATTCAGGAGTTGGAGGGAAAGCGCCAGCTGATAGCGAGTGAGCTCCTGCAG GATGCTAGCAGCATCCGGCAGAG